The genomic interval CGCGCAGCCGGATCATGTCCTCGAAGGCGTCGAAGCCGGACGTCCAGGTCACGAGCTTCGAACGCAGGTCCTCGAGGTCGAGGTAGTTCTGAAGCGCGGTCTGGAAGTCGTGGGACGCCATCAGCTCCATCAGGTAGTAGGTCTCCGGGGCGTCGGGCAGGGTGCGCAGGCGGATGACCCAGGACTCGTCCTGCCGGCTTTCCTCCCGGACCAGCGCGTCGAGGAATCGCCCCTCCCGGATGCTCCCGATCGAGGCGTCGACCCGCTCGATCTGCCGGGTGTACGTCTCGAGCGCGCGCCCGTACATGAGCGCGGCGCGGCCGTGCACGTTCAGGCTGGCGTACGCGTGCGGCACGGCGAGCATGGCTTCCTGGACCGCGGCGTCCGTCGGCTCACGCTCCACCAGGAGGTTCCACGGAACGAGCGCCCGGTCGTAGTGCCGGGCGGAGGCCTCGGCGAAGCCCGCCCGCAGCAGGGCCTGGTTTGAGAACGGTCCCTCGAGTCGCACGCGGTCCAGGGACTGCTTCGCGCGCTCGGCCTCGGCCGATTCGAAGAGGATGCTGCCGAGGACGAGGTTGGACTTGTCGCGGATCGCGAGACCGGCGCGATCGTCCGTCACCGTCTGCCCGGCCTTGTCCAGCTGCTCGATCGCCTCCTGGGCCCGGCCGTCCTGAAGCAGCGCGATGCCGAGGTTGTAGGCGGTGAACCCGGCGAGGCTCCCCTCGCCGCTCAACGGCTCGAGCACCTTCACGGCCTCGCTCGGGCGGCCCGTCGCCATGTACAGGTTCGCCCGGAGGAACTCGACGTCGTCCCGGATCGCCTCGGGCACCTCGCCGTCGATCCGGTCCAGCGCGTGCAGCGCGTCGTCGAGCTGGTCCTTCTGGAAGTGGATGCGGGCGAGCCGGAAGGCGGCCTCGTTGCGCACCTTCTCCTCGACGGCACCTTCGAGCACGGCCTTGATGGCGCGCCCCGCGCGGTGGTGCATGCGGTAATTGAGCTCGAAGTCGCCGACCGAGAACTCGGCGCCGTGGATGTGATAGTGCAGCGTATCGAGGCCGGGATCGTCGAGACCGTGGTACTGCGCGAGCTCGGTGTCGAGCCGCTGGAGCGCTTCGAAGAACCGTCCCTGGTGGGCGTGATAAAGCGCCTCTCCGAAGTACAGGTCCTTCAGCTCGGCGCTCGCGACCGGACCGGCCGCAAGGCCCAGGGCCAGGCCGAGTCCGAGCAGCCGATGGGGCGTCCGATTCATCGGTTACCAGTTCCCCAGCACGATCGGGGCGTTTCCGGAGTCCGGTGCGGCGAGCGTCAGCCCCACCAGCTTCGGTTTCACTTCCTTGCGGAAGGCGAACTGCTCGGTGCGGCTGAAGTCCTCGCCGCCTTCGAGCTTGCCGTCGACGAGCACCTCGAGCTGGTGCTCGCCGGTCGTCAGGTTTCCGACGTAGAGCCGCTGCACGCCGCCCTTCCGCAGGGCGTCGAGCTCCTTGAAGCTGTAGATGTAGTGGGCCACGAGCTGGCCGTCGATGCGGAGCCTCACGGCGTCGAGGCGCATCGCATCGCCCTCCGCCAGCGAGACGAAGATCGCGACCTGCGTCCCGGAAGGGAACAGCAGCTTCTCTTCCAGCTGGCCGAGCTCCGCCGCGATCGCGAGCACGTCGGACTTGATCTCCTGGACCTGCTCGTCGAGGCCGCGCATCTCCTTCTGGTCGTTCTGTTGCGCCCGGGCATGGACGCTTCCCAGGACGAGCAGGATGGCGCACGAGAATCTCGCGAGGGTGCGGGTCATCGGGTTGCGTCGGGCCATGGCGTTCCTCGTTTCACGCGCGCTGCGATCGCGCGGGCACCACGAGCCCGCCGCGGCCGAACGGGTATCGCCCCCCGTACCGGCGGCGGGGAGCACTGCAATCGACCTGCCACGGAGAGATCGGGCCGAAGGAGCACCGATTCGTGTTTGCAGCGGGAGATTCCGGGTTGTCCCGTTAACGATCCGGTCATCGCAGCCGCGATTCCGATCACGTCATGCCGGGTCGAAGCAAGGGCACAGGTTCCATCGACGTAATGCCGAGCTCCAGTGTCCGGAGCGTGACGCGCGGTCCAGTGCGTGCCGTCGAAGTCGCTTGAATCCCTCAAGAAAGGAAGCGTTCCCGGACCTCGAGGGATGGCTTGATCGCACTTGATTCGTGCGAGACACCGCTCGG from Candidatus Polarisedimenticolaceae bacterium carries:
- a CDS encoding tetratricopeptide repeat protein yields the protein MNRTPHRLLGLGLALGLAAGPVASAELKDLYFGEALYHAHQGRFFEALQRLDTELAQYHGLDDPGLDTLHYHIHGAEFSVGDFELNYRMHHRAGRAIKAVLEGAVEEKVRNEAAFRLARIHFQKDQLDDALHALDRIDGEVPEAIRDDVEFLRANLYMATGRPSEAVKVLEPLSGEGSLAGFTAYNLGIALLQDGRAQEAIEQLDKAGQTVTDDRAGLAIRDKSNLVLGSILFESAEAERAKQSLDRVRLEGPFSNQALLRAGFAEASARHYDRALVPWNLLVEREPTDAAVQEAMLAVPHAYASLNVHGRAALMYGRALETYTRQIERVDASIGSIREGRFLDALVREESRQDESWVIRLRTLPDAPETYYLMELMASHDFQTALQNYLDLEDLRSKLVTWTSGFDAFEDMIRLRGANYEPLLPGVDVEFRELDSRMRLRLEQRKHLGKRLQAMLTAPRPEYLATAEERIAGERLALLERQLGGDDDPASLALRQRAARLRGALTWRLQTEYHERLTEAFEHWIELEAHVDVLTRQYEAFVRTRQAATHSYVGYDARIARLRERVGDALQRVDLVMARQGHMIETVAIRQLQARRERLVAQQSQARYAVADSYDRAARAESDGEAR